A segment of the Candidatus Zixiibacteriota bacterium genome:
GCTCGGAGCCTACGGAATCGCTGTTTTTGCGTTTTCCACTATTGGTCAGCGATGATGCAAAGCGGAACCAGCTCTTTGAGGAGCTTCAGGGATATGGGGTGAGCCGTATGTATAAAGAGCCGCTTGCAGTTATCCGAGACAAAAGCCTCTTTGCGGAGGATATTCATCCTGAAAGCGCGGTAAATGCCGAATCGATTGCAAAAAGACTTTTAACCCTGCCGACACATTCGTACGTTACTAAAGTAGACCAAGAGGTCATTATTCGTAGATTGAAGCACGAGTTATAGCAAGAGAGCTGAAGAGAAAAAGACAATGGTGCAGACAATTCTCCATGTCCGAAGCGGGTTTTTGGTCGGCGGCCCCGAAAAGCTGATACTTTCCGGTATCGAACAAATCACAAGCTCCGAATTTCAGTTTGTGCTCTCTTCGTTTGTCCTCAAATCGACCGAGAACCAGCTCCTTGAGACTACTGCCGAAATGAAAATCCCGATCCGGCCGATATCCATCAGCGGTTCATTTGACTTGTCGGCCATACAGTCACTGCGGCAGATAATCAAAGAAACGAAAGCTGCGCTCCTTGTAGTCCATGATTACCGCGCTCTGGTAATCGGCCTTCTGGCACGACGCGGACGCAAGATTCCGATATTGTCGGTTGCCCACGGCTGGACTTCGCACACTTTTCGCGTCAAATGCTATGAATACCTTGAGAGCAGATTATTGAAATACGTCGAGAAAGTGGTTGCCGTTTCAAAACCTAAATTGGCCGAGCTGATGAGGTTAGGAATCCCCAAAGAAAAGCTCCTCCTTATTGAAAACGGCGTGGAGATACCACCGGTGAGCGCGATAGGTAGGGATATTCAACTCCGCGACGAACTTTACCTTGAATCGGATGAAATTCTCATCGGAGCCGTCGGGCGTCTGAGTGTGGAGAAGGGACATTATTTCCTGCTCGATACCGCGGCGCGGCTTCGCACAAGTCATCCTGAGGCGCGCTACGTCATAATTGGAGATGGACCGCTGATGGGGGAGCTAAAACGGCTGGCTCTTCAACTCCGTATCCATGATATTGTTTTTTTCCCAGGCTGGAAAAAAGATATGGCCGCTGTATATAAAGGCTTGGATATATTTGCGCTACCGTCGCTGACTGAAGGACTTCCAATGGCGCTACTTGAGGCGATGTCGTACGGATTGCCGGTCATCGCAAGTTCTGTGGGCGGATGTCCTGATGCAATCGAAGACGGCCGGTCGGGACTACTGGTCAAACCGGGGACATCTGACTCGCTAACGGCTGCAGTTCGGAAACTTCTTATCGATTCCAATCTCAGAAAACGATTAGGCGTTGCGGCTCGCAACCGTGTCAGCGAATACTATAGTCTTGATCGATACGCGCAGGCGTTTCTGCATGCCTATCAGGAAACAATCGGATTGTCAACGAATGAACGTACTCTTTCTCACAGGTGACATTCCCTATCCGACCAATACTGGCGCGCGGCTTCGAACGTTTAATCTTATAAAGCATGCGTCAACGGATGAAGACGTCCACATAACACTTGCGACAATGGTTCATGATGAGAACTATTCTGCGAGGCTTGCTGAAATGCGCCGTCATTGCGCCGGGGTGGAATATGTGTCTCATCCTCCGGGATCCCGCGCCGGGTTCTATGGTGGGATATTCAAAAATCTCTTTTCCAGTAGACCGTTTATAGTCGATAAACATGTTTTTCGACCGTATGTCGATATGGTGGCCGAGCTGGCATCGACCGGAAAATTCGACCTGATTCATTGCGATTCAATTTCCCTTGCCACCTCAGTGCCTGACCAATCGGGCTTGCCCCTGGTCCTCACCGAGCACAATATGGAAGCGGTCATTTGGCAGAGGTATCATGAGGAAGAGAAACATCCGCTCAAGCGTTTTTATATTGGATTGCAGTATGACAAAGTGCGCTCATTCGAAGAAGGCCTGTGTCGTCTATTTGATATGGTCATCGCAGTTTCGGAAGAAGATAAAGGCCGCCTCGCAGAGAGCTATAATGCCCGAAATGTCGTGGTTGTCCCGAATGGCGTCCAGACCGACTTTTTTACGCCATCGTCCCTTGCGATAGAGCCGGAGACACTTGTTTTTACCGGTTCAATGGACTGGCGGCCAAATCAGGACGCAATAGTATGGTTTCATGAGGATATTTGGCCGCGGATTTTAGAGCAGCGTCCCCGGACAAGGCTTTGGATTGTCGGACGAAAACCGCCTGAAAAAATAATTGCATTGGCGAAAGCCGATAATAGAATTACGGTCACCGGGACTGTCGACGACGTACGCGGGTATATTGCCAAAGCCGCAGTCTACATTGTGCCGCTCCGTATAGGTGGCGGCAGCCGGTTGAAAATACTCGAGGCGCTTTCGATGAAAAAAGCTGTCGTCTCGACTACTATCGGGGCCGAAGGTTTGGATGTGACTGCTGGACGCGATATAATCATAGCCGATTCGCCTGAATCATTCGCCAAAGAAATATTCGCGCTCTTTGACAACCCGGCCACGTGTGAAAGACTTGGGGAAAACGGGCGAGCGATGGTCTTAGAAAAATATGATTGGGATAGGGTCGCAAAATTGCAGGTGCAGGTTTGGCGCGCGGCATGTGAGGTAAAGCCGAAACCAAAGGGAACAACACTTCGTACCGGACGAATACATGGCTGAAGTTATCTTTTTCGTTTCCATTGGACTCATTTTCTATACGTATATCGGCTATCCGATCCTGCTGCGGCTAATGCCCAAAGAAAAGCCGATTCTTAAGCCGTCGAATGGCAATTTCGCGCCGCCAGTGTCAATTATCATTGCCGCCTACCAAGGGGCTTCGGCAATAACACAGAAACTTGATAATACTTTCGCCTCCAATTATCCAGCGGACAAGCTCCAGGTGATAGTAATATCCGACGGCTCGCAGGACGGGACCGATGCAGTTGTTGAGTCGTATCCGGATAACCGGGTATCGTTAATACGGCAAATACCGCGAATGGGCAAGACTGCGGCTCAAAAGAGGGGAATTGCAGCGGCGAAATATGACATTGTTATTTTCACCGACCTGACGACAATGCTCGAACCAGATTCAGTGAAAAATCTTGTTTCTGCTCTTTATGACACAAGGATCGGGTTAGCCTCAAGCGAGGATCTATGGGTCAGCCCCGATGGCGCACGGACGGAATCAGCGCAAGGGGCGTATGTACGATATGAAATGTGGCTGAGAGACACCGAATCCGCGGTGAGCAGCATAGTCTCGGCGAGCGGCTGTTTTTACGCGGTGCGAAAAGAATACTTCGAAGCCATTCCGGATCATCTAATTGATGATATAGTCATCCCGATGACAGTAGTGGAGCGCGGAAGTAGGGGTGTACACATACGCGAGGCCCGTTCGCTGGTCCCGATGATTCCCTCGGCCGAGCGCGAGTTTACCCGGAGAGCGCGTATGACGCTTGGGGGAATAAATGCGCTGGCGTACAAATATCATCTTCTCAATCCGTTTAGGTTTGGCTTTTATAGTGTGCAGTTACTGAGCCATAAATTGCTTCGTTGGTTCATTCCGTTTTTCATGATCGCCGCGTTTATAAGTACAGCCCT
Coding sequences within it:
- a CDS encoding glycosyltransferase, translating into MVQTILHVRSGFLVGGPEKLILSGIEQITSSEFQFVLSSFVLKSTENQLLETTAEMKIPIRPISISGSFDLSAIQSLRQIIKETKAALLVVHDYRALVIGLLARRGRKIPILSVAHGWTSHTFRVKCYEYLESRLLKYVEKVVAVSKPKLAELMRLGIPKEKLLLIENGVEIPPVSAIGRDIQLRDELYLESDEILIGAVGRLSVEKGHYFLLDTAARLRTSHPEARYVIIGDGPLMGELKRLALQLRIHDIVFFPGWKKDMAAVYKGLDIFALPSLTEGLPMALLEAMSYGLPVIASSVGGCPDAIEDGRSGLLVKPGTSDSLTAAVRKLLIDSNLRKRLGVAARNRVSEYYSLDRYAQAFLHAYQETIGLSTNERTLSHR
- a CDS encoding glycosyltransferase; protein product: MNVLFLTGDIPYPTNTGARLRTFNLIKHASTDEDVHITLATMVHDENYSARLAEMRRHCAGVEYVSHPPGSRAGFYGGIFKNLFSSRPFIVDKHVFRPYVDMVAELASTGKFDLIHCDSISLATSVPDQSGLPLVLTEHNMEAVIWQRYHEEEKHPLKRFYIGLQYDKVRSFEEGLCRLFDMVIAVSEEDKGRLAESYNARNVVVVPNGVQTDFFTPSSLAIEPETLVFTGSMDWRPNQDAIVWFHEDIWPRILEQRPRTRLWIVGRKPPEKIIALAKADNRITVTGTVDDVRGYIAKAAVYIVPLRIGGGSRLKILEALSMKKAVVSTTIGAEGLDVTAGRDIIIADSPESFAKEIFALFDNPATCERLGENGRAMVLEKYDWDRVAKLQVQVWRAACEVKPKPKGTTLRTGRIHG
- a CDS encoding glycosyltransferase, translated to MAEVIFFVSIGLIFYTYIGYPILLRLMPKEKPILKPSNGNFAPPVSIIIAAYQGASAITQKLDNTFASNYPADKLQVIVISDGSQDGTDAVVESYPDNRVSLIRQIPRMGKTAAQKRGIAAAKYDIVIFTDLTTMLEPDSVKNLVSALYDTRIGLASSEDLWVSPDGARTESAQGAYVRYEMWLRDTESAVSSIVSASGCFYAVRKEYFEAIPDHLIDDIVIPMTVVERGSRGVHIREARSLVPMIPSAEREFTRRARMTLGGINALAYKYHLLNPFRFGFYSVQLLSHKLLRWFIPFFMIAAFISTALLALKSSSSVWIAILIVQILFYTVAYIGYLQRRQQSNHKIIKLIYFFTSSNLALISSWYQFFTKSKQTTWSESRS